From a region of the Cygnus atratus isolate AKBS03 ecotype Queensland, Australia chromosome 3, CAtr_DNAZoo_HiC_assembly, whole genome shotgun sequence genome:
- the TLR5 gene encoding toll-like receptor 5: MMLHQQLVLIFGISLARDIFASGSCYSEAQVAVYYFCNLTGIPPVPKNTVKLLLSFNYIRQVTATSFPLLEHLSVLEIGTQHVFPVNIGKEAFRNLPNLRVLDLGQNRVLQLDLDAFVGLTSLTVLRLFQNNLGDSILEERYFQDLSSLEELDLSGNQITKLQPHSLFYNLTVLKSVNLKFNAISNLCESNLTSFQGKHFSFFSLSCTSLYKTDETVWAKCPNPFRNITFNLLDISDNGWSTEKVQYFCTAIKGTRIDTLNFSFHTMGSGFGFNNLKNPDEDTFTGLARSDLHVLDISNGYIFSLNSLIFKSLGNLESLNLYRNKVNQIQRQAFFGLGKLRILNLSSNLLGELYDYTFEGLHSVMYIDLQQNHIGMIGQKSFSKLVNLKIINLGDNAIKKLPSFPHLTYAFLGDNKLTSVAGTEIAATYLELERNWLADLGELYTLFRVPGVQYIFLKQNRISYCEKSVTVIENNQLIFMDLGENMLQLVWETDSCLDVFRPLSKLQVLLLNNNYLSALPQGIFRGLISLQGLNLASNLLSHLSPGIFPQSLRYLNLSRNQLFSPEPEIFMSLSILDISHNNYVCDCTLKSLTVWLNETNVTLAGSQSDRYCVYPPTLAGEPLSFLTYNCNEDELQQTLRFSVFVFTSITLLMFLMAAIIFTRCRGICFVWYKTITKKMIDSHQPAADTSEYKYDAYLCYSKNDFEWVQNSLLKHLDSQYFDKNRFTLCFEERDFLPGEEHINNIRDAIWNSRKTICIVTRQFLKDGWCVEAFNFAQSRYFSDLKDVLIMVVVGSLSQYQLMKHKPIRIYLQRSQYLQWPEDYQDIEWFLSNLSCQILKEKKVQRNVDGIELQTVATLSH, from the coding sequence ATGATGTTACATCAACAGCTAGTACTTATTTTTGGAATATCACTAGCTAGAGATATATTTGCATCTGGAAGCTGTTATTCAGAAGCTCAAGTCGCCGTGTATTATTTCTGCAACCTCACAGGTATTCCACCTGTGCCAAAGAATACCGTGAAGCTTTTGCTAAGTTTCAACTATATCAGACAAGTGACTGCAACTTCATTTCCACTGCTGGAGCATTTGTCGGTGTTGGAAATTGGAACACAACATGTCTTTCCCGTTAACATAGGAAAAGAAGCTTTCAGGAACCTGCCAAACCTTCGTGTCTTAGACTTAGGACAAAATAGGGTTCTTCAGCTGGATCTAGATGCTTTTGTGGGCTTGACAAGTCTGACTGTACTCCGGCTGTTTCAGAACAACCTTGGAGATTCCATCCTGGAGGAGCGTTACTTTCAAGATTTGAGCTCATTAGAAGAATTGGATCTTTCAGGGAACCAAATCACAAAACTTCAGCCTCATTCCTTATTCTATAATCTAACAGTCTTGAAAAGTGTGAACCTGAAATTCAATGCCATATCCAACCTGTGTGAAAGCAATCTTACCAGCTTCCaaggaaaacacttttcattttttagtcTCAGTTGTACTAGTTTATATAAGACTGATGAAACGGTCTGGGCCAAATGCCCAAatcctttcagaaatattacatttaaCTTACTGGACATTAGTGATAATGGCTGGAGCACAGAGAAAGTCCAGTATTTCTGTACAGCCATTAAAGGGACTCGAATCGATACTTTAAATTTTAGCTTTCATACAATGGGCTCAGGATTTGGATTCAATAACTTAAAAAATCCAGATGAGGATACATTTACAGGGCTAGCAAGAAGTGATCTTCATGTGCTTGATATTTCCAATGgttacattttctctctcaattCACTAATCTTCAAAAGCCTTGGTAATCTGGAATCACTAAACCTTTACAGAAACAAGGTGAATCAAATCCAAAGGCAAGCATTTTTTGGTTTGGGAAAACTAAGAATTCTCAATCTCTCAAGTAATCTTTTAGGTGAGTTGTATGATTATACTTTTGAGGGGCTACACAGTGTAATGTACATTGATTTGCAGCAAAACCATATTGGGATGATTGGTCAAAAATCATTCAGTAAATTagtaaatctgaaaataatcaaTCTCGGAGACAACGCCATTAAAAAACTCCCTTCCTTTCCGCATCTGACGTATGCCTTTTTAGGTGACAATAAGTTAACATCTGTAGCTGGCACAGAAATAGCTGCAACATATCTTGAATTAGAGAGAAATTGGTTGGCAGATCTGGGTGAACTGTATACTCTTTTCCGAGTTCCAGGTGTACAGTATATCTTCTTAAAACAGAATCGCATCTCTTATTGTGAGAAAAGTGTTACTGTTATAGAAAACAATCAGTTAATTTTTATGGATCTAGGAGAAAACATGTTACAGCTTGTGTGGGAGACAGATTCATGTTTGGATGTGTTCAGGCCACTGTCCAAACTTCAGGTTCTACTTCTGAACAACAACTACCTTAGTGCTCTTCCACAGGGAATTTTTAGAGGCCTAATATCTCTACAAGGACTTAATCTGGCTTCCAACCTCTTGTCTCATCTCTCTCCTGGGATTTTTCCACAAAGCCTAAGATACCTAAACTTGTCTAGAAAccagcttttttcccctgagcctGAAATCTTTATGTCTTTGAGTATTCTGGATATATCACATAACAACTATGTCTGCGATTGTACTTTAAAGAGCCTAACAGTGTGGCTAAATGAAACCAATGTGACTCTAGCTGGCTCACAGTCTGACAGGTACTGTGTGTACCCACCTACATTGGCAGGGGAACCACTGTCATTTCTGACATATAATTGCAATGAAGATGAACTCCAGCAGACACTCAGATTCTCAGTATTCGTCTTCACGTCCATCACCCTTCTAATGTTTTTAATGGCAGCCATCATTTTTACTCGCTGTCGGGGGATTTGTTTTGTCTGGTATAAAactatcacaaaaaaaatgatagaCAGCCATCAACCAGCAGCAGATACAAGTGAATACAAGTATGATGCATATTTGTGCTAcagcaaaaatgattttgaatggGTCCAGAATTCTTTGCTAAAGCACCTGGATTCACAGTATTTtgataaaaacagatttacCTTGTGCTTTGAGGAACGAGATTTCTTGCCTGGGGAAGAACATATCAACAATATTCGTGATGCCATTtggaacagcagaaaaacaatttgcatTGTGACCAGACAGTTTCTCAAAGATGGGTGGTGTGTGGAAGCCTTTAATTTTGCCCAGAGCAGGTACTTTAGTGATCTGAAAGATGTCCTCATTATGGTAGTAGTTGGGTCACTTTCTCAGTATCAACTGATGAAGCACAAACCAATTCGAATCTATTTACAAAGGAGTCAATATCTGCAATGGCCTGAAGATTATCAAGATATAGAATGGTTTTTAAGTAACCTTTCTTGCcaaattctgaaggaaaaaaaagtgcaaaggAATGTCGATGGTATAGAGCTGCAGACTGTAGCGACACTCTCACATTGA